In Natronococcus sp. AD-5, the genomic window GGCCGGCTCGAGGTCGGCGAGCGCGGCGGCGTATTGATCGAGCGTCATCGTCCCGTCGTTCGGACCGGAATCGTATAAATCTCGGACACGTGAGGGTGACGTCGTCTTCGAGAAGCGGATCGATTCGAGCGCGGATCGTCAGTCTTCGACTTCGGTCGGAAGCGCGTCGTCCGGCTCGTCGGGCGTATTCTCGGCGACCGTGCGGCGGTTGGTCTCGCCGACGCGATTGGAGACGTTGGCAACCAGTTCCTCGAGGATGTCCTGGACCTCGCTGTCGTCGTCCTTGACGAGCGCGCCCTTGCTGCCGTCGGCGCCGAAGTCGGGGTGGATCGGGACCCTGCCGACCATCGGCACGTCGTACTTGTCGACGATGGTGTCCGCCCCTTCCGTCCCGAACAGGCCGTGCTGATCGCCGCAGCTCGGACAGACGAACGAGCTCATGTTCTCGACGATGCCGAGGACGGGCGTGTCGTGCTTGTTGAACATCTGGATCCCTTTCCGGGTGTCGTCCAGCGCCATCTCCTGGGGGGTCGTGACGACGACCGCACCCGTAACCGGCATCGACTGCAGCAGGTTCAGCGTCGCGTCACCGGTGCCCGGCGGCAGGTCGACGATGAGGTAGTCGAGTTGACCCCACTCGACGCCATCGAGGAACTTCATCATGAACTTGTTGACCATCGGGCCCCGGAGGATCGCCGGATCGTCCTCGTCTTCCATCATGAAGCCCATGCTGATCACCCGGACGCCGTCGGAGCGCGGCGGGACGATGTCCTCGTTCGGCGTGACGCCGGGGTCGCTCTCGACCGGCAGAATCCGGGGGATGTTCGGCCCGTGAATGTCGGCGTCCAAGATGCCGACCATCGCGCCGCGTTTCTCGAGGCCGGCCGCGAGGTTGGCCGCGACGGTCGTCTTGCCGACGCCGCCCTTCCCCGAGGCGACCGCGATGACGTTTCGCACCCGCGGCAGGACCTCGTCGTCGAAGCCGTGTTCCGCGCCGGCGTGGGCGCGCAGGTCGGCCTCGAGTCCGGCCTCGTCGCAAACCTCCCGGATCCGGTTGCCGAGTTCCATCTCGGAGGGTGCGTACGGCGTGTTGAACGCGAGCGAGATCCGGGCGGTCTCGTCGTCGATCGTGACGTCGTTGACCAGGCCGAGCGTGACGATGTCCTCGCCGATGTCCGGATCTTCGATGCCCTCGAGTTTGATCTTAAGTTCGTGTTCTGTGATACTCATGGTGCGTCGAGATGCTCTACACGAAAGGTAGGGGTGGAACGGGATACGTGTGATGGTTCGGGGGTTGAAAACCCCGGTGACGAGAACGAACGACGGTGTACAGAGGCGGACGTGATCAGCGGCTCACAGAACCAGCGCAAAAAACGAGCGAGCCGACGATCGGCCGCGTTAGGGTCCGGGGGCGCTGAGCGGCTCCGGGATCCCGCCGTAGAACACGACGCCGATGAGGACGGTGAGGATGAACATCCCGATCCACATCTGCGCCGTGATCGCGACGAGATAGGAGACGCCGAGCAGCCCGGTGCTCGTATCGCGCGGCTCGCCGAGGAACCACGCGGCGACCATGATGTACACCGGAACGAGGATCACGGCGAAGATGAGCCAGGTCCCGATGTTGGGGAAGCCGGTCAGACCCTCGGTGCCGTCGAACCCGTGGTAGAGGACGTGCGAGAGGGTGTTCGAAAGCGCTGGAATCATGCTTCAACCTCCGGCTTCTTCGTACTTTCGTTTACCGGTTCGTGTTCGTGCTCGTGTTCGTGACCGTGGTCGCCGCGAAGGTGTTCGATCGCGTGGAGTTCGACCACGGGCACGACCTTGGAGACGCTGAGGAAGATCAGCGTCACCATGCCGATCGTACCGAGCAGCGAGAGCCACTCGATCGCGCTGGGGAAGTACTCGCCGGGGGTCGCTCTGTAGAGCTCGAACGTCGGGTGCATGAAGCCCTCGACGACGAACAGGATCTTCTCCATCAGCGTCGCGAACAGCACGGCTACGCCGGCGATCATGGCGCGTAGTCGCGTAAAGAGCGCCGGCCGAATCGCCTGCGCGAAGATGTACGCGAGCGTACTGAAGACCAGTCCCATCGAGAGGAGGTAGATGGGCTGGTGGAGGGTAGCTTCCTGCGCGGCACCCACGTCGAGCGGCGCCTTGAACAGGCCGACGACGTTCTGCTGGAGCTGCAGCCAGAGGAACAGCAGGCAGAAGAACCCGAGCCAGAGCAACAGTCCCCGGAAGACGTCGTCGGTCATGATGTGCTCCCAGTCGTAGGCGCGGCGGAAGCCGGCCGCGACGAGGATGACGCCGCTGATCGCCGACGTCAGGGCGATCGTGAGGAACTGCGGGCCCTGGACGCCGCCGAACCAGGCGGGCATACCCGGCAGCACGGCGAACAGCCACGGAATGACGCCGCCGTGAAGCAGCAGCGGCGCCATGATGATGATCGCGAGCGCGAGCCACCAGACCATCCGCTCGATGATCTCGTCTTCCTTCTCGGAGTAGCCGAGCGTCAGCCCGTCGTAGATCGGATCGAAGCGGTCCGGCAGCTGGTCGCGCAGTCGCGAGACGTCGTAGCGGATCGTCAGCGAGAGGTAGGTCGCGGTCAGCACGAAGTAGGCCGTGATGACCGTCACGTCCCACACCAGCGGCGAGTTGTTAACCGTGATGTGGTAGTGACCGAGAACGCTCGTGACCATCCGGTCCGGACGGCCCATGTGGACGAGAATGTAGAATCCCGCCGCGGAGAGGCCCGCGATCGTCAGGAGTTCGGCCAGCCGGGCGACCGGCATGTACCGGTCCATCCCGAGCAGTCTGACCGCCGCGGAGAGGATGATCCCGCCGTGGGCGATTCCGACCCACCAGATGAACGCGCCGATGTACAATCCCCACGTAGCGCCGCCACCGCTCCCCCAATCCGAGAGGCCGGTAACGACGAGTCCCTGTTGGAGCTGGTACGCCCAGGCGACGAGGAACGATCCGAGCGCCAGCGCACAGATGCCGAAGAGGATGAAGTACTTCTTCGACGTGTTCTGGATCGGACGGAGGATGTCCGCTTCGGTCGGCGTCTTCGTGCTCATATCGACACCCCGGCGTCACCGACCGTCCCTTCGTCGGTAACGTCCTTGCGTTTGTCGACGAGGTTCACAGACTCGCCGTCCGCACGTTCGTAGCTGATGTCGGCGTACTTCTGGCCGGTCCCGGTCGGCTCGGTCTGCTCGGCGTTCGGACCGGGCTCGTTACCGAGGTAGATGATGTTCGGGTTGGTACCGACGTCCTCGAGGAGTCTGAAGTTCGACGCGGGCACGCCGGCGAACTGCTCGAGCCGGGACTGGGCCGCGTCCTCGTCCGGCTCGAACTCCTCTTCTCCCTCGGATTCCTCGTCGGGCTCGTCCGCGAGGTCGAGTTCGGCGAGAACCTCCTGGCTCTGGAGGTCGAGTCCGTGCTCGGAGAGCGCGTCGAGGGCGTCCTGGACGTCCGTCTCGTAGTCGGCGTGGTCGCCGTCCGTTTCGCCCAGATCGTCGGTGACGATGTCGATCGCGGCCATGAGCGCGAGTTCATCCTCATCGAGGTCGGCCGCCTCGAGGACCGAATCGAGGTCGTCGCCGGCGCCCTGGAGGCTCTCCTCGAGTTCGTCCGCCGACGGCGGATTGAGCTGGGCGAGGGTCCGGGCGCGACTCGGATTCTCGGCGTACCGCTGCGGGTCGCTCTCCGGATCGTTCATGTTGCCGAACTGGATCGCGTCCGGCGGACAGGCATCTTCGCAGGCCGTCGTTCCGACGCGGTCTTCGCCCATCAGCCCGTCCTGGCGGGACGGGCACATCGTACACTTGCTCATCGTGCCGCGCGGCGAGCGGCTGTCGACCCAGCGGCCGCGGTCGTCGACCATGTGGTCGCCTTCCGAGCCCATCTCCTCGGCCTGGTCGGCGATCTGGTCCGTGGAAATATCCGGCTCGTCCCACTGGAAGTAGTTGACGCCGTACGGGCAGGCGACCTGACAGTACCGACAGCCGATACAGACGTCGTAGTCGGTCAGCACGAGGCCGTCTTTGTCGCGCGTGTGACGGGCGGTCGTCGGACAGACCTTCTCACACGGGGCGTCGGTACAGTGCTGACACGGGCGAACGAGTCGGTTCCGACTCGTACTGCTGGGAGCACCGGCGTCCTCGTACTCGAGGATGTACATCCAGTTGACACCCTGGTCGAGGTTGTTCTCTTGAGAACAGGCCTGGACGCAGGAGAGACAGCCGTCACAGCGCTCGAGGTCGACAGCCATCCCCCACTGGACGCCGTCGCCGCCGCCCGCGCCGACCTCTTCGTCGTGCTCTTCGGCCGCGGCGAGCGCTTCCTGGTTTCCGTCGTCGACGGTTCCCCAGGCGCCGAGACCGACGGCGGCGGCGCCGGCACCCATCTTCTTCATCACGTCGCGGCGGGATTCGTCGTCGTCACCCTCGAACTTCGTCAGCATGTTGGCGAACGTACCCTTCGCTTCCTGCTGCGCGTTTTCGAAGGCTTCCTGTGTCGGACGGTTGTCCTCGCCGAACTCGTCCATCACGTCGTCGTGATACTTCTCGTGGAATTCGGCCTCGGAGAGTTCACCCTTCGTGACCCGCATCGCGTCTTCGGCCATCTCCATCCCGAGGTCGGTGTCGTACTCGGTGTCGTCGAGCATCGCCTCGAGATCGGTCTCCCACTCTTCGCCGAGCGGATGGAACGACTCGTCGTCCGTGCTCATTACTGGAGAACACCTCTGGACGCGATGGTTCGGTTACACGCCAGTACGTAGTTGGATACAGTCATATGTCTCTTCTATCCCGCACTCACAACTAGACCTTGTTGAAGTATCGAGCCGATTTCCAACTACTGAGAATGGACTCGAACATGTTCGCCCATATATTTTAAATGGGTGTGAGCGACCGCGGTTCTCTCCACACCGAACGGCACACTTCGGTCGACTTCGGATGGGTGCAGGTTCCCGCCGTCGACCGCCGTACGGTCAGTCGCTCGCGAGTCGGTCCTCGAGTCGTTCGGGGCTGCTGTCGGGAATCTCGTCGACGAACCGCTTGACGATCGCCTCTTCCGCCCGGTGAAGCGTCTCGCTGCAGGTGGACTTGGCGATGCCGAGGTGATCGGCTAACTCCGTCAGCGAACAGCGACGCGGCGTGTCGTAGTACCCCTCGTCGACGGCGGTGACGACGACCTCGAGCTGCCGTTCCGAGAGGAGCTGGCTCTCGTACGGTCGCTCCTCGACGCGCTCGATCCGATACCGGAGGCCGACCTGCTCGAGCCGTTCGGCGAGCGTCGCGAGCTGTTCTCTCGACCCGGTGACGTCGACCGCCGCCTCGCCGTCCCGGATCTCGACCGGCAGGTCGATCGGGATTCCGGACTCGCGAGAGGAGAACAACAGCAGGGGAGCCGTCGTGTCGAAGTAGACCGTCGCCTCGTCGTCGGTTCGTCCCGCGATCGAGAGATTCGAGACCTGCGGATGGTCGTCGAGTTCGTCGACCGCCTCGGCGACGTCGGCGCCGGTGAGACGAACGAGCGCGAAGCCGGATCCGGCACCGGGGACTGCCTCGAGCATTCGGAACGTCGTCTCGGGATAGGCCGTCGAGACCTGCCACATCCAGACCTGCTCGGGCATCGTGATCGTGAGTGTCGCCTGGGCCATGCGAACGTATCGTCCGTACGCTCGTACCGACGAATACCTCCGTCCTCATTCCTACGGAGTGAGAATACTCGGCGAACACGTTCGGTTGATGTCCTTCGTCGCTCCCCGGTGATGACAGTTCAGTCGATCGAACCGTTACAGGTGATCGAGTAACAGGTCGGCCGTTCGTTTCGGTTCCTCGTGGGGAACCCAGTGGCTCGTCTCGGGCAGGCG contains:
- a CDS encoding helix-turn-helix domain-containing protein yields the protein MAQATLTITMPEQVWMWQVSTAYPETTFRMLEAVPGAGSGFALVRLTGADVAEAVDELDDHPQVSNLSIAGRTDDEATVYFDTTAPLLLFSSRESGIPIDLPVEIRDGEAAVDVTGSREQLATLAERLEQVGLRYRIERVEERPYESQLLSERQLEVVVTAVDEGYYDTPRRCSLTELADHLGIAKSTCSETLHRAEEAIVKRFVDEIPDSSPERLEDRLASD
- the nrfD gene encoding NrfD/PsrC family molybdoenzyme membrane anchor subunit, encoding MSTKTPTEADILRPIQNTSKKYFILFGICALALGSFLVAWAYQLQQGLVVTGLSDWGSGGGATWGLYIGAFIWWVGIAHGGIILSAAVRLLGMDRYMPVARLAELLTIAGLSAAGFYILVHMGRPDRMVTSVLGHYHITVNNSPLVWDVTVITAYFVLTATYLSLTIRYDVSRLRDQLPDRFDPIYDGLTLGYSEKEDEIIERMVWWLALAIIIMAPLLLHGGVIPWLFAVLPGMPAWFGGVQGPQFLTIALTSAISGVILVAAGFRRAYDWEHIMTDDVFRGLLLWLGFFCLLFLWLQLQQNVVGLFKAPLDVGAAQEATLHQPIYLLSMGLVFSTLAYIFAQAIRPALFTRLRAMIAGVAVLFATLMEKILFVVEGFMHPTFELYRATPGEYFPSAIEWLSLLGTIGMVTLIFLSVSKVVPVVELHAIEHLRGDHGHEHEHEHEPVNESTKKPEVEA
- a CDS encoding 4Fe-4S ferredoxin N-terminal domain-containing protein, which gives rise to MSTDDESFHPLGEEWETDLEAMLDDTEYDTDLGMEMAEDAMRVTKGELSEAEFHEKYHDDVMDEFGEDNRPTQEAFENAQQEAKGTFANMLTKFEGDDDESRRDVMKKMGAGAAAVGLGAWGTVDDGNQEALAAAEEHDEEVGAGGGDGVQWGMAVDLERCDGCLSCVQACSQENNLDQGVNWMYILEYEDAGAPSSTSRNRLVRPCQHCTDAPCEKVCPTTARHTRDKDGLVLTDYDVCIGCRYCQVACPYGVNYFQWDEPDISTDQIADQAEEMGSEGDHMVDDRGRWVDSRSPRGTMSKCTMCPSRQDGLMGEDRVGTTACEDACPPDAIQFGNMNDPESDPQRYAENPSRARTLAQLNPPSADELEESLQGAGDDLDSVLEAADLDEDELALMAAIDIVTDDLGETDGDHADYETDVQDALDALSEHGLDLQSQEVLAELDLADEPDEESEGEEEFEPDEDAAQSRLEQFAGVPASNFRLLEDVGTNPNIIYLGNEPGPNAEQTEPTGTGQKYADISYERADGESVNLVDKRKDVTDEGTVGDAGVSI
- a CDS encoding Mrp/NBP35 family ATP-binding protein; translation: MSITEHELKIKLEGIEDPDIGEDIVTLGLVNDVTIDDETARISLAFNTPYAPSEMELGNRIREVCDEAGLEADLRAHAGAEHGFDDEVLPRVRNVIAVASGKGGVGKTTVAANLAAGLEKRGAMVGILDADIHGPNIPRILPVESDPGVTPNEDIVPPRSDGVRVISMGFMMEDEDDPAILRGPMVNKFMMKFLDGVEWGQLDYLIVDLPPGTGDATLNLLQSMPVTGAVVVTTPQEMALDDTRKGIQMFNKHDTPVLGIVENMSSFVCPSCGDQHGLFGTEGADTIVDKYDVPMVGRVPIHPDFGADGSKGALVKDDDSEVQDILEELVANVSNRVGETNRRTVAENTPDEPDDALPTEVED